The region CACACCGAAACAATTTGTTACATATTCGCCGCTCGACGGGCCCTTGAATCCCGCGCGGCGCGCCTCTATTTCGCTTTCCGTCGATTTTCGGCTCCGCTCGCATCCCGCCGCTCTTTGCCCCTCGCGGCCGGCCCGGAATGCGCAGCCGGATTCCTTTTTGGTGATCTGTCATCGCTCAGGAGATCGAAATGCATGTTCGTCCCCTCTACGACCGGGTTATCGTCAAGCGAATCGAACAGCAGCGGACGACGGCCTCGGGCATCGTGATTCCCGACTCGGCCGCCGAAAAACCCGAACAGGGCGAAATCGTCGCGCTTGGCAACGGCCGGCTGCTGCAGGATGGAACGCTTCGCGCGCTCCAGCTCGAAGTCGGCGACCAGGTCATTTTCGGCGAGTACGCCGGCCAGAGCATCAAGGTCGACGGCGAGGACTTCCTCGTCATACGCGAGGAGGACGTGCTGGGCGTGCTCGAAGCCGGCGAGCGCGCCGCGCGCAAGGCCGCCTGACACATCCGCCGCAGCCCGTGACCGGCCGCGAACGCCGCGCGGCGCAGCGCCGTGCCCGCTCGCGGCCGGATCGAGTCAACGATTCTTCCCTCAGGAGCAACACGCCATGCGTGCAAAGGACGTCAAGTTCCATGAAGGCGCCCGCGCCCAAGACCGCTCCGGAACTCGGCTAGCGATCCGGCGCGCCTTCGTGCCGCCCGCTGCGGCCGACTTGCGCCGGCCGCAGCGGCTGCCGTTCGGCGCCGTGCGCGTCGCGCGTACGGCACGGCGTGGTGATTTCTGCTTGAGGCAAACATGCATCTGAACCTCACGATCGACTCGAGGCCGCTCGCCATCGAGATCGACGACGTCATTGTGGGCCTGCTCGCCATTCGCCTCAATCTGCCGGAGAACGCCGACCCGCGTGACGCGATATCGCGTCACCTCAGCGAGGCGGGCGGCCCGTGGATACTGGACGAGGAACATATGCGAAAACGCGTCCTTCGCCGGTTGATCCTCGAAGTAGCCGACCCGGCTCTCGTGATTCGCTATCTGATGGTCGAGCAGTAGGCGACGTTCGCCGCGAGCGGCGGCCGCGAGGGGCCGCGCCCAAAAAAACGCCCGGCGCGCGCCGGGCGGCTCGCGGCCGGTGCGGCGCCGCGAGGCGAGCGCCGTGCAGTCAATGCAGGATCTT is a window of Burkholderia mallei ATCC 23344 DNA encoding:
- a CDS encoding co-chaperone GroES, yielding MHVRPLYDRVIVKRIEQQRTTASGIVIPDSAAEKPEQGEIVALGNGRLLQDGTLRALQLEVGDQVIFGEYAGQSIKVDGEDFLVIREEDVLGVLEAGERAARKAA